Part of the Planifilum fimeticola genome, TGGGAATTGCCAAGGGCTCCTTCAGCCGGATGATCACCTGCACGGTTTCCATGGACGGCGCCTATTTGGGCACTTATTCGGGCGACGGCTTGATCGTGTCCACCCCCACGGGTTCCACGGCTTACTCCCTTTCCTGCGGCGGGCCCATCGTGTGGCCGGGGCTTCAGACGCTCCTTCTCACACCGATTTGTCCCCATACCCTGACGGCTCGCCCGATGGTTCTCCCGCCCGACGGGATATTGGAGATCCGTGTGAGTTCCACGCACCGGGATATGGGGTTGACCATTGACGGACAATTGGGTTACCGGTTGGAAGTGGATGACATCATCCGCGTGAGCCGCTCTGCATCCGTGACCTCTCTGATCAAGTGGAAGGAGCGAACCTTTTTTGAAGTGGTGCGCAAGAAGCTGCAGAGCAACGGCGTCGAGGACGGCGGTTGGGAGGACAAAAGATGATGAAGGCGCAACGTCATATCAAAATTCGGGAAATCATCGCCACCAAGGACATCGAAACCCAGGAGGAACTGGTGGAAGAACTCAAAAAAGCCGGCTATAATGTCACCCAGGCCACCGTTTCCCGGGATATCAAGGAGCTTCACCTGGTCAAGGTGCCCACCAATAACGGCCGTTACAAATACTCTCTCCCCGCGGATCAGCGATTTAATCCCCTGCAAAAGTTGAAGCGGATGCTGACGGAATCCTTCGTGGGCATCGAAAAAAGCGAAAACCTGATCGTCATGAAGACGTTGCCGGGCAACGCCAACGCGGTTGGGGCGCTCATCGACAATCTGGATTGGCCGGAGATCATCGGAACGATCGCCGGGGACGACACCATATTGATCATCTGCCGGGATCGGGAAAAAGTTCCCGAACTCGTCAACCGATTCATCGACATGCTC contains:
- the ahrC gene encoding transcriptional regulator AhrC/ArgR, which encodes MMKAQRHIKIREIIATKDIETQEELVEELKKAGYNVTQATVSRDIKELHLVKVPTNNGRYKYSLPADQRFNPLQKLKRMLTESFVGIEKSENLIVMKTLPGNANAVGALIDNLDWPEIIGTIAGDDTILIICRDREKVPELVNRFIDML
- a CDS encoding NAD(+)/NADH kinase produces the protein MNRIGISVNKGKPKARVVARQLVWLIEERGAEVYLEPDIAAEMDRPELGLPLDQFPDRVDIVFVLGGDGTLLGIARRFAKSRVPILGFNLGHLGFLSEAEPDSLSSAVERVLAGDYIIEERMMLDAEVIRNGRVMETSVALNDVGIAKGSFSRMITCTVSMDGAYLGTYSGDGLIVSTPTGSTAYSLSCGGPIVWPGLQTLLLTPICPHTLTARPMVLPPDGILEIRVSSTHRDMGLTIDGQLGYRLEVDDIIRVSRSASVTSLIKWKERTFFEVVRKKLQSNGVEDGGWEDKR